A DNA window from Methylocystis heyeri contains the following coding sequences:
- a CDS encoding acetyl/propionyl/methylcrotonyl-CoA carboxylase subunit alpha, whose translation MFRKLLIANRGEIACRVIRTARRLGISTVAIYSQADSAAMHVGLADEAFPIGPAPARESYLAIGKIIGVARACGAEAVHPGYGFLSENPEFAESCAAAGLVFIGPPAAAMRIMGVKTSAKALMERLGAPVAPGYHGDAFDLQTLTREAERIGFPLLIKAAGGGGGRGMRLVGRLDEMPEAVASARREALAAFGDERLLLEKRLEHPRHIEVQIFSDACGACVAFPERDCSVQRRRQKIIEETPAPGLSRQMRRDLRGAAVSAAKAVGYVGAGTVEFLVEDEAYFFLEMNTRLQVEHPITEMISGCDLVEWQLRVADGERLPVAQEELEFSGCAIEARLCAEDASSDFMPSVGEIVHFRAPPEQAGFRLDAGVRPGDRITHHYDSLLAKAIAWGEGRSEAIARLRHALGAFEVAGVETNLDLLRAVLDSEDFRRGGTDINFLERRLESLLRRTPLSANDETFLFAAAVVSWIGNLRDSSRAAASSYGDPSSPWFSGDGWRLNASASSVVAFELGQRRLSGRISIAAEEFELDAGNDVATVAHRFDGDRLRLRVSGIERELGLVRRGAQIIVFLEGRAHTFNCRDEGSASASGKEPPPELYAPIPARVARVLVSAGEKVTKGETLLILEAMKMEIAMKAPRDGQIASVFCSEGDLLSEGERLVELSGDQAS comes from the coding sequence GGCGAAATCGCCTGCCGCGTGATCAGGACCGCTAGACGGCTGGGGATTTCGACCGTCGCGATATATTCGCAGGCGGACAGCGCCGCAATGCATGTCGGCCTCGCCGACGAGGCATTCCCCATCGGCCCGGCGCCTGCGCGGGAAAGCTATCTCGCCATCGGCAAAATCATCGGCGTTGCGCGAGCCTGCGGCGCCGAAGCCGTGCACCCCGGCTATGGCTTTCTGTCCGAGAACCCCGAATTCGCCGAAAGCTGCGCCGCTGCGGGACTGGTTTTTATCGGGCCTCCCGCTGCGGCCATGCGGATCATGGGCGTCAAGACGTCGGCTAAGGCGCTGATGGAGCGCCTCGGCGCGCCGGTCGCGCCTGGCTATCACGGCGACGCATTCGACCTTCAAACCCTTACGCGGGAAGCGGAGCGCATCGGATTTCCGCTGCTGATAAAGGCCGCCGGCGGCGGCGGGGGGCGAGGCATGCGCCTCGTCGGCAGGCTGGATGAAATGCCCGAAGCGGTCGCCTCGGCGCGGCGCGAAGCGCTCGCGGCCTTCGGTGACGAGCGCCTGCTTCTGGAAAAGCGGCTCGAACATCCCCGTCATATCGAAGTTCAGATTTTTTCGGACGCTTGCGGCGCCTGCGTCGCCTTTCCCGAGCGCGATTGTTCGGTTCAGAGAAGGCGCCAGAAGATCATCGAAGAGACCCCTGCGCCGGGACTTTCACGGCAAATGCGTCGCGACTTGCGCGGCGCCGCCGTCTCCGCTGCGAAGGCGGTTGGCTATGTCGGCGCGGGAACTGTCGAGTTTCTGGTCGAGGACGAGGCTTATTTTTTTCTGGAAATGAATACGCGGCTGCAGGTCGAGCATCCGATCACCGAGATGATCTCGGGCTGCGATCTCGTCGAATGGCAGTTGCGCGTCGCGGACGGAGAGCGACTGCCCGTCGCCCAGGAAGAGCTGGAATTTAGCGGCTGCGCGATCGAAGCCCGCCTCTGTGCGGAGGACGCTTCATCCGACTTCATGCCGTCCGTCGGTGAGATCGTTCATTTCCGGGCGCCGCCCGAGCAGGCCGGGTTCCGGCTCGATGCAGGCGTCAGGCCCGGCGACCGCATCACGCATCACTATGATTCGCTTTTGGCCAAGGCCATCGCCTGGGGCGAGGGCAGATCGGAGGCGATAGCGAGATTGCGCCATGCGCTCGGAGCCTTTGAAGTCGCGGGAGTCGAAACCAATCTCGACCTCTTGCGGGCCGTCCTCGACAGCGAGGACTTTCGCAGGGGCGGAACCGATATAAATTTCCTCGAGCGTCGGCTGGAGAGTCTTTTGCGCCGGACGCCTCTGTCGGCGAACGACGAGACTTTTCTGTTCGCCGCGGCGGTCGTCTCATGGATCGGGAATTTGCGCGACAGCAGCCGGGCCGCCGCCTCGAGCTATGGCGATCCTTCGTCGCCATGGTTCTCGGGCGACGGCTGGCGTCTCAACGCAAGCGCTTCCAGCGTCGTCGCGTTCGAATTGGGACAGCGGCGGCTGAGCGGCCGGATCAGCATCGCTGCGGAAGAATTCGAACTCGACGCCGGGAATGATGTTGCGACGGTCGCTCATCGCTTTGACGGCGACAGATTGCGTCTGCGCGTGAGTGGGATCGAGCGTGAACTCGGCCTCGTCCGGCGCGGCGCGCAAATCATCGTCTTTCTGGAAGGGAGGGCTCATACGTTCAATTGCAGGGATGAAGGTTCCGCTTCGGCGTCCGGAAAGGAGCCGCCGCCGGAACTCTATGCGCCGATCCCTGCGCGGGTCGCGCGCGTTCTCGTCTCTGCAGGGGAAAAAGTGACGAAAGGCGAAACGCTGCTGATCCTCGAAGCCATGAAAATGGAGATCGCCATGAAAGCGCCAAGAGACGGACAAATCGCAAGCGTTTTTTGCAGCGAGGGTGATTTGCTGTCCGAAGGCGAAAGGCTGGTTGAGCTCTCAGGAGATCAAGCGTCGTGA
- a CDS encoding hydroxymethylglutaryl-CoA lyase, whose amino-acid sequence MTLPKRVRIVEVGPRDGLQDEAKILSAEIKAEFIEMLAGAGLVSIEAGSFVPQKSVPQMASTEEVLQRLEAHGDLRLSVLIPNLHGLIAAQSAGAKEISIFASASETFSQRNINCSISDSLSRYAKVAEEAGRSGLRLRGYVSCALGCPYEGAVSPRHVVWLAGELRAIGCEEISVADTIGVGTPLVARRLIEEVAGEIGMERVAIHFHDAYGQALVNVFACLEAGVATVDASVAGLGGCPFAPGAGGNLATEDLVYMLDGMEVETGVDLGRLLDAASYICARLDRMPASSVARAMATRQKA is encoded by the coding sequence GTGACACTGCCCAAGCGAGTTCGGATTGTCGAGGTAGGTCCGCGAGACGGGCTTCAGGACGAGGCGAAGATTCTTTCCGCTGAAATCAAGGCCGAGTTCATCGAAATGCTCGCCGGGGCCGGTCTCGTCTCGATCGAGGCGGGAAGCTTCGTGCCCCAAAAATCCGTTCCACAGATGGCGTCGACGGAAGAAGTTCTCCAGCGGCTCGAGGCTCACGGCGATTTGAGACTGTCTGTCCTCATCCCAAATCTTCATGGGCTTATCGCGGCGCAAAGCGCCGGCGCAAAAGAAATCTCGATTTTCGCATCCGCCTCGGAAACCTTCTCTCAGCGCAACATCAACTGCTCGATCAGCGACAGTCTCTCGCGATACGCAAAAGTCGCCGAGGAAGCCGGGCGGTCCGGCTTACGCTTGCGCGGTTACGTCTCCTGCGCTCTGGGGTGTCCATATGAGGGCGCGGTTTCTCCTCGCCATGTCGTATGGCTGGCGGGCGAGCTTCGAGCCATCGGCTGCGAGGAGATTTCCGTGGCCGACACCATCGGCGTCGGAACGCCGCTGGTCGCGCGCAGGCTGATCGAAGAGGTGGCGGGGGAAATCGGCATGGAGCGCGTGGCGATCCATTTTCACGACGCCTATGGCCAGGCTCTCGTCAATGTGTTCGCCTGTCTCGAAGCAGGCGTTGCGACCGTAGACGCTTCCGTGGCCGGCCTCGGCGGGTGCCCTTTCGCTCCCGGAGCGGGCGGCAATCTCGCCACCGAGGATCTCGTTTATATGCTCGACGGCATGGAAGTGGAGACAGGCGTCGATCTGGGCCGCCTCCTTGATGCGGCTTCCTATATCTGCGCACGCCTCGACCGCATGCCCGCGAGTTCCGTAGCGCGAGCCATGGCTACGAGGCAGAAGGCCTGA
- a CDS encoding acyl-CoA dehydrogenase family protein — protein sequence MASPFGLSAEQAAMRDMASSFAREEIAPHALEWDREKHFPIETLRAAASLGMAAMNVREDFGGTGLSRLDSVILFEALATGCPSIAAYLSVHNMCAWMVDAYGSDSHRRSWLPALASMKVLSSYCLSEPGSGSDAAALRTRAERRGEVFIVNGEKQFISGAGAGGKEHLYIVMVRTGDGAHAGVSAILVDGAAQGLRLGALERKMGWNAQPTRAVCFENCRVPVENLLGREGQGFGIAMAALDGGRLNIGACSLGGGRSALDKTLRYLDERRAFGRKLNSFQALQFRIADMATDLEAARALLWRAASALDARAAEARTLCAMAKRVATDAGFSAANEALQLHGGYGYLCDYGIEKIVRDLRVHQILEGANEIMRIIIARETMGLSRKKETGVALREAGE from the coding sequence ATGGCTTCTCCTTTCGGATTGAGCGCGGAACAGGCGGCGATGCGCGACATGGCCTCGAGCTTCGCGCGCGAGGAAATCGCCCCTCATGCGCTGGAGTGGGACCGGGAGAAACACTTCCCGATCGAGACGCTGCGCGCGGCGGCGTCCCTCGGGATGGCGGCGATGAACGTCCGCGAGGATTTTGGCGGAACCGGCCTTTCGCGCCTCGACTCTGTAATTCTTTTCGAGGCCCTCGCGACCGGATGCCCGAGCATAGCCGCATATCTTTCGGTTCATAATATGTGCGCCTGGATGGTGGACGCCTATGGCTCCGATTCCCACCGTCGATCATGGCTGCCGGCGCTCGCCTCGATGAAAGTCCTGTCCAGCTATTGCCTGTCCGAGCCCGGAAGCGGATCCGACGCGGCCGCGCTTCGCACCAGAGCGGAAAGACGCGGCGAAGTTTTTATTGTGAACGGAGAAAAGCAGTTCATTTCCGGCGCCGGCGCTGGAGGAAAGGAGCATCTTTACATCGTCATGGTGCGAACCGGGGACGGAGCGCATGCAGGCGTCTCGGCGATCCTCGTCGACGGCGCGGCGCAAGGTCTGCGACTCGGCGCGCTCGAGCGCAAGATGGGCTGGAACGCCCAGCCGACTCGCGCGGTGTGCTTCGAAAACTGCCGGGTGCCGGTCGAAAATCTGCTCGGGCGGGAAGGCCAGGGCTTTGGAATTGCGATGGCGGCGCTGGACGGCGGGAGGCTCAATATCGGCGCCTGCTCTCTCGGCGGCGGACGGTCCGCGTTGGATAAAACGCTGCGCTATCTCGACGAACGCAGAGCTTTCGGTCGTAAATTGAACAGTTTTCAGGCGCTGCAATTTCGTATCGCCGACATGGCCACCGATCTCGAGGCGGCGCGTGCGCTGCTGTGGCGCGCGGCGAGCGCCCTCGACGCGCGCGCCGCAGAGGCGAGGACGCTATGCGCCATGGCGAAGCGGGTCGCCACCGACGCCGGCTTTTCTGCCGCCAACGAGGCGCTGCAACTGCACGGCGGCTACGGCTATCTCTGCGATTACGGAATCGAAAAGATCGTGCGCGATCTCCGCGTGCACCAGATTCTCGAAGGCGCCAATGAAATCATGCGGATCATCATAGCGCGCGAAACCATGGGCCTGTCACGCAAGAAAGAAACCGGCGTCGCTCTGCGCGAGGCGGGCGAATGA
- a CDS encoding enoyl-CoA hydratase/isomerase family protein, with protein sequence MNEEQLVVSRAGRLGSIRLNRPKALNSINLDMVRRFSAALDDFVFDEDICAIFVAGEGERGLCAGGDIRRLYELGPGERHSFASFWKEEYELNARIASCPKPYIVVMDGLVMGGGVGISAHGRYRIATERSHIAMPETGIGFIPDVGASWLLGRAGALGLYMALSGAAANAGDAIRVGLADVMVETRRLPGLARRLEAIEDENEIGGLLAEAAMKPERGALELHEASIEAATAQKSVEDIIAAFGADASPFARQAVAEFARKPPTSLRLTHGLIGRGARAASLEACLLDEFRVACRLLDSHDLFEGIRAAIIDKDHKPLWRPASLAEVPWEAVAPMFEPSSLEEPAFKHWPAQRRS encoded by the coding sequence ATGAACGAGGAGCAGCTTGTCGTTTCGCGCGCCGGCCGGCTGGGATCGATCCGCCTCAATCGCCCCAAAGCGCTCAACAGTATCAACCTCGACATGGTGCGGCGCTTTTCCGCAGCGCTCGACGACTTCGTCTTCGATGAAGACATCTGCGCCATTTTCGTTGCAGGCGAAGGCGAGCGCGGCCTATGCGCGGGAGGCGACATTCGCAGGCTCTATGAACTCGGCCCCGGGGAGCGCCATTCCTTCGCTTCCTTCTGGAAGGAGGAATATGAGCTGAACGCGCGCATCGCTTCCTGTCCCAAGCCCTATATCGTCGTGATGGACGGCCTCGTGATGGGCGGCGGCGTCGGAATATCCGCCCATGGCCGATACAGGATCGCGACCGAGCGCAGCCATATCGCCATGCCCGAGACCGGCATCGGCTTCATACCGGACGTCGGCGCCTCGTGGCTGCTCGGTCGCGCCGGCGCGCTCGGCCTTTACATGGCGCTTTCGGGCGCGGCGGCCAACGCAGGCGACGCCATTCGCGTCGGCCTCGCCGACGTCATGGTCGAAACGCGCAGGCTCCCCGGCCTCGCCCGGCGGCTCGAAGCGATCGAGGACGAAAACGAGATCGGCGGCCTCCTTGCGGAAGCCGCGATGAAGCCTGAGCGCGGCGCGCTCGAATTGCACGAGGCCTCGATCGAAGCCGCGACGGCGCAGAAAAGCGTAGAGGACATCATCGCGGCTTTCGGCGCAGACGCCTCGCCGTTTGCGCGGCAAGCCGTCGCTGAATTCGCCCGAAAGCCCCCAACCAGCCTGCGCCTTACTCACGGGCTGATCGGGCGTGGGGCGCGGGCAGCTTCTCTGGAGGCGTGTCTTCTCGATGAATTTCGCGTCGCCTGTCGTCTGCTCGACTCGCACGACCTTTTCGAAGGGATACGCGCCGCGATCATAGACAAGGACCATAAGCCTCTCTGGCGGCCGGCTTCGCTGGCGGAGGTTCCTTGGGAGGCGGTCGCGCCGATGTTCGAGCCTTCATCGCTCGAAGAACCGGCGTTCAAGCACTGGCCGGCGCAACGCCGATCATAG
- a CDS encoding acetyl-CoA C-acyltransferase, with the protein MVESFPVVILGAVRTPIGAFLGQFKSTPAPRLGAAAIGGVIERSKVPPESIDEVLMGCVLSAGLGQAPARQAALGAGVPDATGCVTVNKMCGSGMKAVMLAHDALRAGSARITIAGGMESMSNAPYLLGGARAGYRMGHGAITDHMFCDGLEDAYEKGRLMGSIAEDCASAYQITRQKQDNYASASQARALSAMRDGSFSKEIAPVSECGTEITLDESLLRRRTAELSELKPIFKPDGSITAASSSSISDGAAALALADAGEAERLHLEPLAAMVAHATHAGPPGRFPVAPVEAIRKLMQKAGWQIKDVDLFEINEAFAVVPLVAMQDLAIPHDKVNVHGGACALGHPIGASGARIMATLIAALSKYDLKRGIAALCIGGGEATAVAVERMT; encoded by the coding sequence GTGGTCGAATCCTTTCCCGTCGTCATTCTCGGTGCCGTTCGCACCCCGATCGGAGCCTTCCTCGGCCAATTCAAATCGACGCCGGCGCCGCGGTTGGGAGCCGCTGCGATCGGAGGCGTGATCGAGCGAAGCAAGGTTCCGCCCGAATCGATCGACGAAGTTCTGATGGGATGCGTGCTCTCTGCCGGTCTCGGCCAGGCTCCGGCGCGGCAGGCGGCCCTCGGCGCCGGAGTGCCGGACGCGACCGGCTGCGTGACCGTCAACAAGATGTGCGGATCCGGCATGAAGGCCGTCATGCTCGCTCATGACGCGCTTCGCGCCGGAAGCGCGAGGATAACAATAGCAGGCGGCATGGAGAGCATGAGCAACGCGCCCTATCTACTGGGTGGCGCAAGGGCGGGCTACCGCATGGGTCACGGCGCGATAACCGATCATATGTTCTGCGACGGCCTGGAGGACGCCTATGAGAAGGGGCGCTTGATGGGCTCCATCGCGGAGGACTGCGCCAGCGCCTATCAGATCACCCGACAGAAACAGGACAATTACGCCTCGGCGTCGCAGGCGCGAGCGCTGAGCGCGATGAGAGACGGTTCGTTCAGCAAGGAGATCGCCCCCGTTTCCGAGTGTGGAACCGAGATAACGCTGGATGAGAGTCTGTTGCGCAGGCGAACCGCCGAGCTCTCGGAGCTGAAGCCGATCTTCAAGCCGGACGGCTCCATAACAGCCGCAAGCTCCAGCTCGATTTCGGACGGAGCCGCCGCGCTTGCGCTCGCCGACGCCGGCGAAGCGGAGCGGCTTCATCTCGAGCCTCTCGCCGCCATGGTCGCTCATGCTACCCATGCCGGCCCGCCGGGACGGTTTCCCGTCGCCCCTGTCGAGGCGATAAGAAAGCTGATGCAGAAGGCCGGCTGGCAGATCAAGGACGTCGATCTGTTCGAGATAAACGAAGCTTTCGCCGTCGTGCCGCTGGTCGCTATGCAGGATCTCGCCATCCCTCACGACAAGGTCAATGTCCATGGCGGGGCCTGCGCGCTCGGCCATCCCATCGGGGCGTCCGGCGCCAGGATCATGGCGACGCTGATCGCAGCGCTGAGCAAATATGATCTGAAAAGAGGAATCGCGGCTCTCTGCATCGGAGGAGGCGAAGCGACGGCGGTGGCGGTCGAGCGCATGACGTGA
- the pdhA gene encoding pyruvate dehydrogenase (acetyl-transferring) E1 component subunit alpha, translating to MSVGFRIDYLQLLSPSGELREAAEEAGWNADVLRSLYQAMTRTRVFDAKAVALQRTGQLGTFASALGQEAIGVGTAYAMHPDDLLVPSYRDHAAQLLRGVTMAEILLYWGGDERGSDFKNARRDFPNCVPVATQVAHAVGAAYAFRLRKEKRAVVCFIGDGGTGNGAFYEALNMAGVWKAPVVIVINNNGWAISTPRARECAAETLAQKAFGAGVEGRQIDGNDVLSVYKAAQQALEKAREGDGPTLIEAVSYRLGDHTTADDATRYRSPDEVKEAWTREPIGRLRAFLAGKRLWDKEKEDALQRRCAREVEEAVATYASTPPRGCEAMFDYLFHSLPASMKDQLEEARRFDPVRRNGHG from the coding sequence ATGAGCGTTGGTTTTCGGATCGATTACCTGCAGCTTCTCTCTCCTTCGGGCGAGCTGCGCGAAGCGGCGGAAGAAGCCGGCTGGAACGCCGATGTTCTGCGGTCGCTATACCAGGCGATGACGAGAACGAGAGTCTTCGACGCAAAGGCTGTCGCATTGCAGCGCACCGGGCAGCTCGGAACATTCGCCTCCGCGCTGGGGCAGGAAGCGATCGGAGTCGGAACGGCTTACGCCATGCATCCGGACGACCTTCTCGTTCCATCCTATCGCGATCATGCCGCACAACTGCTTCGCGGCGTCACAATGGCGGAGATTCTTCTCTATTGGGGCGGCGACGAGCGCGGCAGCGACTTCAAAAACGCCCGACGGGATTTTCCCAATTGCGTGCCGGTCGCAACCCAGGTCGCTCATGCGGTGGGAGCGGCTTACGCTTTCCGGCTTCGCAAAGAGAAACGCGCCGTGGTCTGTTTCATCGGCGACGGCGGAACCGGCAATGGCGCTTTCTACGAAGCCCTCAATATGGCCGGCGTCTGGAAGGCTCCGGTCGTCATCGTCATCAACAACAACGGATGGGCCATTTCAACGCCGCGCGCGCGCGAATGCGCGGCCGAGACTCTTGCGCAAAAGGCCTTCGGCGCCGGCGTGGAGGGAAGACAGATCGACGGCAACGATGTTCTCTCGGTCTATAAAGCGGCGCAGCAGGCTTTGGAGAAGGCGAGAGAGGGCGACGGCCCGACCCTGATCGAAGCCGTCAGCTATCGTCTCGGAGATCACACCACTGCCGACGACGCCACGCGCTACCGCAGTCCGGACGAAGTGAAGGAAGCCTGGACCAGGGAGCCGATCGGACGTTTGCGCGCTTTCCTCGCAGGCAAGAGGCTTTGGGACAAGGAAAAAGAAGACGCCTTGCAAAGACGATGCGCGAGAGAGGTGGAGGAGGCCGTCGCGACCTATGCCTCGACGCCGCCGAGAGGCTGCGAAGCGATGTTCGACTATCTGTTTCATAGTCTCCCCGCGTCGATGAAGGATCAGCTCGAGGAAGCCCGACGTTTCGATCCCGTGCGGAGAAACGGGCATGGCTGA